From the Solibacillus sp. FSL R5-0449 genome, one window contains:
- the argJ gene encoding bifunctional glutamate N-acetyltransferase/amino-acid acetyltransferase ArgJ, whose amino-acid sequence MTSTIEMKKLSSKNIVSPKGFTAAGVHCGLKHKKKDLAILVSEVPASVAGVFTTNAVQAAPLKVTKEVVYETKKMQAMIVNSGNANACTGKQGVLDAYEMQLLAAQKLGIASNLVGVASTGVIGEIMKMEPVKKGVEQLNPDSKLESGIDFSQAILTTDTVMKNTTYATIIDGKEVIVSGTAKGSGMIEPNMATMLGFITTDANIESNELQKALSSVTDCTFNSITVDGDTSTNDTVIVMANGLAGNEPLSPLHPDWENFYTALRLVAEDLAKSIARDGEGATKLIEVEVDGAVSDEEARKIAKTVVGSPLVKTAVFGCDANWGRIIAAVGYSGAVIDPDKITIKIGGATMVENGEPIKFSEEELIEILKQHEVKIYVSLEVGKGHGFAWGCDLTYDYVQINASYRS is encoded by the coding sequence ATGACTTCAACAATAGAGATGAAGAAATTATCAAGCAAAAATATCGTATCACCAAAAGGGTTTACAGCAGCAGGTGTTCATTGCGGACTTAAACATAAGAAAAAAGATTTAGCGATTCTAGTAAGTGAAGTACCAGCAAGCGTTGCCGGAGTATTTACAACTAATGCAGTTCAGGCAGCACCTTTAAAAGTAACAAAAGAAGTTGTATATGAAACGAAAAAAATGCAGGCAATGATCGTCAACTCAGGAAATGCCAATGCATGTACAGGTAAACAAGGCGTATTGGATGCATATGAAATGCAACTGCTTGCCGCACAAAAGCTTGGCATCGCATCTAATTTGGTAGGGGTAGCCTCTACGGGTGTCATCGGGGAAATTATGAAAATGGAGCCGGTTAAAAAAGGTGTTGAACAATTAAATCCCGATTCAAAGTTAGAAAGCGGTATTGATTTCTCTCAGGCAATTTTAACAACAGATACTGTCATGAAAAATACAACTTATGCCACGATCATTGATGGCAAGGAAGTCATTGTATCAGGAACAGCTAAAGGTTCCGGAATGATTGAACCAAATATGGCGACAATGCTAGGGTTTATTACAACAGATGCCAATATTGAATCAAATGAGCTGCAAAAAGCATTATCAAGTGTAACGGATTGCACATTTAATTCAATCACTGTGGATGGAGATACATCTACGAACGACACGGTTATTGTAATGGCTAATGGCTTAGCGGGAAATGAACCCCTATCTCCATTACATCCTGACTGGGAAAACTTTTACACAGCACTACGTCTTGTGGCAGAAGACTTAGCAAAGTCAATTGCACGTGACGGGGAAGGCGCAACAAAGCTGATTGAAGTAGAAGTGGATGGAGCAGTTTCAGATGAAGAGGCACGTAAAATTGCAAAAACAGTTGTAGGTTCACCGCTTGTAAAAACAGCAGTATTTGGCTGTGATGCAAACTGGGGACGTATTATTGCAGCAGTTGGCTATTCAGGTGCTGTAATCGATCCCGATAAAATTACAATCAAAATCGGTGGGGCAACAATGGTGGAAAATGGCGAACCAATTAAGTTTTCCGAGGAAGAGCTTATCGAAATTTTAAAACAGCATGAAGTAAAAATATATGTGTCACTTGAAGTTGGGAAAGGGCACGGATTTGCATGGGGGTGTGACCTGACTTATGACTACGTTCAAATCAACGCATCATACCGCTCGTAA
- the acsA gene encoding acetate--CoA ligase: protein MKTMEKLAVIPGEHNLKNYEETAANHVWQHSETAFSWFETGKVNIAYEAIDRHATTHRKNKVALYYSDGNRKEAYSFYDMKRHTNKAANVLKEKADLKKGDRIFIFMPRTPELYFSLIGALKIGAIVGPLFEAFMEGAVYDRLMDSEATAIITTPALLSRVPLEKLPLLKTVFVVGENIEETDKILDFNKYFAEASQDFDIQWVDKEDGSLLHYTSGSTGAPKGVLQVHYAMIQQYQTAQWVLDLKEDDIYWCTADPGWVTGTAYGIFGPWLNGVTNVVIGGRFSPQAWYGAIEEYGVTVWYSAPTAFRMLMGAGPNIIGKYNLSTLRHVLSVGEPLNPEVVKWGMEILNHRIHDTWWMTETGGHMICNYPSMDIKPGSMGKPVPGIYATIVDDQGNEVPPYTMGNLAIKKGWPAMMRQIWGNPERYESYFLKGEWYVSGDSAFKDEEGYFWFQGRVDDVIMTSGERVGPFEVESKLLEHPDVVEAGVIGKPDPVRGEIIKAFISLREGVEPSEALESNIRDFVKTGLSAHSAPREIEFRDKLPKTRSGKIMRRVLKAWELDLPAGDLSTMED, encoded by the coding sequence ATGAAAACAATGGAAAAGCTAGCAGTTATTCCGGGGGAACATAATTTAAAAAATTATGAGGAAACAGCTGCGAATCATGTTTGGCAACATAGTGAAACAGCATTTTCTTGGTTTGAAACGGGGAAGGTCAATATTGCATATGAAGCAATAGACCGACATGCAACAACACACCGCAAAAACAAAGTCGCTCTTTATTATAGTGATGGGAATCGAAAAGAAGCCTATTCTTTTTATGATATGAAACGTCATACAAATAAGGCTGCGAATGTGTTGAAGGAAAAGGCGGACTTAAAAAAAGGGGACCGTATATTTATTTTTATGCCGCGCACGCCGGAGCTTTATTTCAGCTTAATTGGTGCATTGAAAATTGGCGCAATCGTGGGGCCATTATTTGAAGCATTTATGGAAGGGGCCGTATATGACCGGTTAATGGATAGTGAAGCGACCGCAATCATTACAACACCAGCATTGTTAAGCAGAGTCCCGCTTGAGAAGCTGCCGCTTTTAAAAACGGTTTTTGTTGTCGGGGAAAATATTGAAGAAACGGATAAGATACTAGATTTTAATAAATACTTTGCAGAGGCATCTCAGGATTTTGACATTCAATGGGTCGATAAGGAAGATGGCTCCCTTTTGCATTATACTTCCGGTTCAACGGGTGCTCCAAAAGGGGTATTGCAGGTCCATTATGCAATGATCCAGCAATATCAGACAGCACAATGGGTACTGGATTTAAAGGAGGATGACATCTACTGGTGCACAGCCGATCCTGGATGGGTGACAGGTACGGCCTATGGGATTTTCGGTCCATGGTTAAATGGTGTGACGAATGTCGTTATCGGGGGACGATTTAGTCCGCAGGCTTGGTATGGAGCAATTGAGGAATATGGTGTCACAGTATGGTATAGTGCGCCAACTGCATTTCGAATGTTGATGGGTGCAGGTCCGAATATTATCGGTAAATATAATCTTTCAACTCTTCGTCACGTTTTATCGGTCGGTGAACCATTAAATCCGGAAGTCGTAAAGTGGGGTATGGAAATATTAAATCACCGTATTCACGATACATGGTGGATGACGGAAACGGGTGGCCATATGATCTGCAATTACCCATCAATGGATATTAAGCCGGGATCAATGGGGAAACCTGTGCCAGGTATTTATGCAACGATTGTAGATGATCAAGGCAATGAAGTCCCGCCATATACAATGGGGAATTTGGCTATTAAAAAAGGATGGCCTGCAATGATGCGGCAAATTTGGGGGAACCCTGAACGCTATGAATCCTATTTCTTAAAAGGAGAATGGTATGTTTCAGGTGATTCTGCATTTAAGGATGAAGAAGGTTACTTCTGGTTCCAGGGTCGAGTAGACGATGTCATTATGACGTCAGGAGAACGTGTAGGACCATTTGAAGTGGAAAGTAAACTGCTTGAACATCCTGATGTAGTGGAAGCAGGCGTCATCGGAAAACCAGACCCGGTGCGCGGTGAAATTATTAAAGCATTTATTTCATTGCGTGAAGGGGTAGAGCCTAGCGAAGCGCTTGAATCGAATATTAGAGACTTTGTAAAAACCGGTCTATCCGCCCATTCGGCACCACGCGAAATTGAATTCAGAGATAAGCTGCCGAAAACCCGAAGCGGTAAAATTATGCGCCGTGTTTTAAAGGCATGGGAACTTGATTTACCGGCAGGCGACTTATCAACAATGGAAGATTAA
- the argB gene encoding acetylglutamate kinase, whose product MTTFKSTHHTARKMVIKLGGSTLEGLNETFFRNFKALQDQGFQLIITHGGGPAINHELAAAGIVSQTVNGLRVTSEEMIGIVQSTLIGKVNPSLVHELHSANISAIGLNGFDGGLLECEFLDYKNYAYVGEVKRVNINMLNSLTEAGIVPVIACIGATKDGQALNINGDTVASEIALAVEAECLLLVTDVAGIRIQDEYQTEVTPRLIEQWIEEGHIYGGMIPKVQGALNCLKAGIPSVQIVNEALTGTTILSEELVK is encoded by the coding sequence ATGACTACGTTCAAATCAACGCATCATACCGCTCGTAAAATGGTCATCAAACTTGGCGGCAGCACATTAGAAGGTCTTAACGAGACCTTCTTTCGCAATTTTAAAGCGTTGCAGGATCAAGGGTTCCAACTTATTATTACACATGGAGGTGGACCTGCGATCAACCATGAATTAGCCGCTGCCGGGATCGTGTCACAAACGGTAAACGGACTGCGTGTAACAAGTGAAGAAATGATCGGTATTGTACAGTCAACTTTAATCGGAAAAGTAAACCCTTCACTTGTACATGAGCTCCATTCAGCAAATATTTCTGCTATTGGGCTGAATGGGTTTGACGGGGGACTGCTGGAGTGTGAATTTTTAGATTATAAAAATTACGCATATGTTGGAGAAGTGAAGCGTGTTAATATAAATATGTTAAACTCTTTGACGGAAGCTGGAATTGTACCTGTTATTGCCTGTATCGGTGCAACGAAGGATGGGCAGGCGCTGAATATTAATGGCGATACAGTGGCAAGTGAAATTGCATTGGCTGTCGAGGCGGAATGTCTCCTGCTTGTGACGGATGTGGCCGGTATTCGCATACAGGATGAATACCAGACAGAAGTAACACCACGCCTGATCGAACAATGGATTGAAGAAGGGCATATTTACGGCGGGATGATTCCGAAAGTACAGGGTGCCCTGAATTGTTTGAAGGCAGGTATACCTTCTGTACAAATTGTTAATGAAGCTTTAACCGGGACGACTATTTTAAGTGAGGAGCTAGTGAAATGA
- a CDS encoding acetylornithine transaminase, whose translation MSALFQNYARRPFAIVEGKGTEVFDTTGKRYLDFTSGIAVCSLGHAHPSIVEAIQKQSQKLWHISNLFESPGQEKLAASLVKDLHLSYAFFCNSGAEANEAAIKLARKHTGKHKIIVFEQSFHGRTFGAMSATGQDKVRKGFGPLVSEFITLPFNDIEALKAAVDEDTAAIMLEMIQGEGGVNPATDEFAKAIHEIQQSSDILVIVDEVQTGIGRTGTRFAFEQTAIKPDIVSMAKGLGGGFPIGGILGTEKLFNTFNAGTHGTTFGGNPLGVAVAQTVIDQIFNDAFLDNVKQKSAYFIKKLEEAFPEDKYSVQGKGLMLGLSLGGEDVAPYVAALDEAGLLTVAAGPKVIRLLPPLTVSEQEIDEAVNLLKDVLKAEQLSI comes from the coding sequence ATGAGTGCATTATTCCAAAATTACGCAAGAAGACCTTTTGCTATTGTCGAAGGCAAAGGAACAGAAGTATTTGATACGACAGGGAAGAGATATTTAGATTTTACGAGCGGCATTGCTGTTTGTAGTTTAGGGCATGCACATCCATCAATCGTTGAAGCTATTCAAAAACAAAGTCAAAAACTGTGGCATATTAGTAACTTATTTGAAAGTCCAGGACAGGAAAAACTTGCCGCATCATTAGTGAAAGATTTGCATTTATCATATGCATTTTTCTGTAATAGTGGTGCAGAGGCGAACGAAGCGGCTATTAAATTAGCACGTAAGCATACAGGGAAACATAAAATCATTGTGTTTGAACAGAGCTTTCATGGACGTACATTTGGTGCGATGAGCGCAACTGGACAAGATAAAGTACGTAAAGGATTCGGTCCTTTAGTGAGTGAGTTTATAACATTGCCATTTAATGATATCGAAGCATTGAAAGCTGCAGTTGATGAAGATACTGCTGCGATTATGCTTGAAATGATTCAAGGTGAAGGCGGAGTAAATCCTGCAACGGATGAATTCGCGAAAGCCATTCATGAAATTCAGCAATCCTCAGATATTTTAGTCATTGTTGATGAAGTACAAACAGGTATCGGACGTACAGGAACTCGTTTTGCATTTGAACAGACAGCTATTAAACCGGACATTGTCTCAATGGCTAAAGGTCTCGGCGGCGGTTTCCCAATCGGGGGAATTCTTGGGACAGAAAAGCTGTTTAACACATTTAATGCAGGTACACACGGTACGACATTCGGCGGGAATCCATTAGGTGTTGCCGTTGCTCAAACAGTTATCGATCAAATATTCAATGATGCCTTTTTGGATAATGTAAAACAAAAATCAGCATACTTTATTAAAAAACTGGAAGAAGCTTTTCCGGAAGATAAATATTCAGTTCAAGGAAAAGGGTTAATGCTTGGTCTAAGCCTTGGCGGAGAAGATGTGGCACCTTATGTGGCCGCATTGGATGAAGCTGGTCTATTAACAGTTGCTGCCGGCCCGAAAGTGATTCGATTATTACCGCCTTTAACAGTGAGCGAACAGGAAATTGATGAAGCAGTCAATTTACTTAAAGATGTATTAAAAGCAGAACAATTATCAATTTAA
- the argC gene encoding N-acetyl-gamma-glutamyl-phosphate reductase: protein MKAGIIGATGYGGLELLRFLHNHKEVEEIGLFTSSDEGTQFSDKFPHLTDIYNQPLLKLDDEALAQYDVIFASTPSGVSSTIFPSLVERGPKLIDLSGDFRLKNLASYETWYKKNPAPQEVVDRSVYGLTEWNASAIENADLIANPGCYPTAVLLSILPLIKHRLIDPSFLVIDAKSGISGAGNKPSQATHFSEANESFSIYKINEHQHIPEIEQAISMFTDIETTVTFNTHLVPMTRGILATSYAQVTEGVTQKQLVDCLTETYKDHPFVRVIQQASAVGTNRVKGSNYCDIYVKLDERTNRATIIGVIDNLVKGAAGQAIQNMNVQFGFPQQTGLQLVPYFI from the coding sequence ATGAAGGCAGGTATTATTGGTGCAACAGGGTACGGCGGGCTAGAACTGCTGCGTTTTTTGCATAATCATAAAGAAGTGGAAGAAATTGGATTATTCACATCTTCTGATGAAGGAACTCAGTTTTCGGATAAATTTCCGCATTTAACGGATATTTATAATCAACCATTACTTAAATTGGATGATGAGGCATTGGCGCAATACGATGTTATATTTGCAAGTACGCCATCCGGGGTATCAAGTACGATTTTTCCGTCTTTAGTTGAACGGGGTCCAAAATTAATTGATTTATCCGGGGATTTCCGGCTGAAAAATTTAGCAAGCTATGAAACATGGTATAAAAAAAATCCGGCACCACAGGAAGTTGTGGATCGAAGTGTTTACGGATTAACGGAGTGGAATGCGTCGGCGATTGAAAACGCAGATTTAATTGCCAACCCGGGCTGCTATCCAACGGCTGTTTTATTATCCATCCTGCCTCTTATAAAACATCGTCTAATTGATCCGAGCTTCCTCGTCATCGATGCGAAGAGCGGAATTTCAGGAGCAGGGAACAAACCGTCACAGGCAACACATTTCAGTGAAGCAAATGAGAGCTTCTCGATTTATAAAATTAATGAACATCAGCACATTCCCGAAATCGAACAAGCGATTTCAATGTTTACCGATATCGAAACAACAGTAACATTTAATACGCATCTTGTACCGATGACACGAGGTATTTTAGCAACTTCCTATGCACAAGTAACGGAAGGGGTTACTCAAAAACAATTAGTGGACTGTTTAACAGAAACATATAAAGATCATCCATTTGTCCGTGTCATTCAACAGGCTTCCGCAGTGGGAACAAATCGCGTGAAAGGTTCAAACTATTGTGATATTTATGTGAAACTCGATGAAAGGACAAATCGGGCAACGATTATCGGTGTGATCGATAATTTAGTTAAAGGAGCTGCCGGCCAGGCTATTCAGAACATGAATGTCCAATTCGGCTTCCCACAGCAAACAGGCTTACAACTCGTTCCGTATTTTATTTGA
- a CDS encoding GNAT family N-acetyltransferase, producing the protein MIHVKNYYRLEFKTKNGNVLVEGPVSSEKLATYTLHEDLKAFRPSHQQHEALVGIAKLEEGRIIVIRQDNIIVGYVTYLYPDPLERWSEDRIPNMIELGAIEVIPSFRGSGSGKKLLEVSFMDDAMEDYLVITTEYYWHWDLKGTGLSVWEYRNMMERMMTSVNFEYYATDDPEITSHPANCLMARVGARVGTETLERFDRLRFRNRFMY; encoded by the coding sequence ATGATTCATGTGAAAAATTATTATCGTCTTGAATTCAAAACGAAGAATGGTAATGTTTTAGTAGAAGGACCTGTTTCTTCCGAAAAACTAGCTACCTACACATTACATGAAGATTTAAAAGCTTTCAGACCTTCCCATCAACAGCATGAAGCCCTTGTCGGGATTGCTAAGCTGGAAGAAGGGCGCATTATTGTCATTCGACAGGATAATATTATTGTCGGCTATGTCACGTATCTCTATCCAGATCCTTTGGAACGCTGGTCTGAGGATCGGATTCCGAATATGATTGAGCTTGGCGCCATTGAAGTCATTCCTTCTTTTAGAGGATCCGGCTCCGGCAAAAAATTATTGGAAGTATCATTTATGGATGATGCAATGGAAGATTATTTGGTCATTACAACTGAATATTACTGGCACTGGGATTTAAAAGGGACAGGTTTATCCGTGTGGGAATACCGGAATATGATGGAGAGAATGATGACATCCGTCAATTTCGAGTATTATGCAACAGATGATCCTGAAATCACTTCCCATCCTGCCAACTGTCTCATGGCGCGTGTGGGGGCACGTGTTGGAACTGAGACATTGGAGAGATTTGACAGACTTCGCTTTAGAAATCGTTTCATGTATTAA
- a CDS encoding transglycosylase domain-containing protein: MREWLEKLNKKIEILASSERMRYVRIGSGVFWNLILLAIIFTAATLLFVGAVGAGYFASLTKDEPLRSKDEMREQIFSYEETSELYFANDIYIGKIRTDLDRRETSLANISPSLINAVLATEDEYFREHTGIVPKAVIRGLLQDVSNSSTQTGGSTLTQQLIKNQILTNEVSYERKAKEILLAYRLEHFMTKEEILEAYLNIIPYGRNSSGRNIAGIETAAQGIFGVSASKLNLPQAAYIAGIPQAPFKYTPFTNKGEKKSADGMQPGIDRMKTVLYRMQETGYITKKEYDEAIKYDVTQDFKGYEIRPEEKYPWLTAELELRSKEIFAKILAEKDGIDPDRLKEEENLNEKYTIMADRTIRSGGYRIYSTINKDMYDAMKKVTEEFTLYGQTYKKKEKDPETGEEIEVDVPVQTGSIVIENSTGRILSFVGGRDHTITQVNHATNAFRSNGSTMKPLLAYAPAIEYGVIGAGSPVVDVKFKHPVTGWDPVNYNPNQELGIIPARQAVASSQNLAVARLYDSILDRRPATFLEKMGFSKLLPVDYENSSTVLGSLTIGASVEENTNAYATFANNGQFIDAYMIERIEDLDGNIVYEHEVEPVKVFAPETAYIMTDMLRDVLKQGGTGTLAKSQLKFSSDFAGKTGTTQDHNDVWFVGYNPNISVGVWMGYEKLRTLYAFNNRYQHPSQRVNRLWANYLNTLYDINPELVGTKEAFKKPEGVVTRSFCGISGLAPSTSCANAGLVTSDLFNKNVFLPTQPDDSFVSSTSVVINGNTYAALPNTPTEFVQMSGFGLNQAFVDRMLGRLGGDASKLLSFSSGNGVVTGAPFSADSAPPQPVYATLANGSLSWTASASNDVVGYRVYSVTDQGRSLVRSLKSYEGYRVSVSPGVRYIVVAVDITGLESGYSNEVGEVVETAPPAPPETEDEENVVPGEVIEDLDEIEVDVDPVEPEPSGE; the protein is encoded by the coding sequence GTGAGAGAATGGCTCGAAAAATTGAATAAAAAAATCGAAATCCTTGCTTCTTCAGAACGAATGCGCTATGTCCGGATCGGAAGCGGTGTATTCTGGAATTTAATATTGCTGGCGATTATTTTTACAGCCGCGACACTATTGTTTGTCGGAGCTGTAGGCGCAGGTTACTTCGCATCATTAACAAAGGATGAACCTTTGCGATCAAAAGATGAAATGCGCGAGCAAATTTTCAGTTATGAAGAAACAAGTGAACTTTATTTTGCGAACGATATTTACATAGGAAAGATCCGAACAGATTTGGACCGTCGTGAAACATCGCTTGCCAATATATCCCCATCCTTAATAAATGCTGTTCTTGCAACAGAGGATGAATATTTCCGCGAGCATACAGGTATTGTACCGAAAGCTGTAATCCGCGGTTTACTGCAAGATGTATCCAACTCATCTACACAGACAGGTGGATCTACACTTACACAGCAATTAATCAAAAACCAAATATTAACGAATGAAGTTTCATATGAACGTAAAGCAAAGGAAATTTTACTTGCGTATCGTCTGGAACATTTTATGACAAAAGAAGAAATACTTGAAGCGTATTTAAATATTATCCCGTATGGCCGAAACTCTTCGGGACGTAATATTGCCGGTATTGAGACGGCAGCGCAAGGTATTTTCGGTGTATCTGCATCTAAATTAAATTTACCGCAAGCGGCCTATATTGCCGGTATCCCTCAGGCACCGTTCAAGTACACACCTTTTACAAATAAAGGTGAGAAAAAAAGTGCGGATGGGATGCAGCCAGGTATTGACCGTATGAAGACGGTTCTTTATCGTATGCAGGAAACTGGTTATATTACGAAGAAAGAATATGACGAAGCGATTAAGTACGATGTTACACAAGACTTCAAAGGATATGAAATTCGTCCCGAAGAAAAATATCCTTGGTTAACAGCAGAGCTTGAGCTCCGTTCAAAAGAAATTTTTGCAAAAATACTTGCTGAAAAAGACGGTATTGATCCGGATCGTTTAAAAGAAGAAGAAAACTTAAATGAGAAATATACTATAATGGCCGACCGTACAATACGTTCCGGTGGTTACCGTATTTACTCTACGATCAATAAAGATATGTATGATGCCATGAAAAAAGTGACGGAAGAGTTCACTTTATACGGTCAAACATACAAAAAGAAAGAAAAGGATCCTGAAACAGGAGAAGAAATAGAAGTGGATGTTCCTGTACAAACAGGAAGTATCGTTATTGAAAATAGCACCGGCCGCATTTTAAGTTTCGTTGGCGGACGCGACCACACTATTACACAAGTGAACCATGCAACAAACGCATTCCGTTCAAATGGTTCAACAATGAAGCCATTACTTGCCTATGCACCGGCAATCGAATATGGTGTCATCGGAGCAGGAAGCCCTGTTGTCGACGTGAAATTTAAACATCCGGTTACTGGTTGGGATCCTGTGAACTATAACCCGAACCAGGAATTAGGTATAATTCCTGCACGTCAGGCTGTTGCGTCATCGCAAAACTTGGCTGTAGCACGTTTATATGATTCCATTTTAGATCGTCGCCCTGCTACTTTCCTGGAAAAGATGGGCTTCTCTAAATTACTGCCTGTTGATTACGAAAACAGTTCGACCGTTCTGGGCAGTTTGACGATTGGTGCTTCTGTTGAAGAAAATACTAACGCTTATGCTACATTTGCCAATAATGGTCAATTTATCGATGCTTACATGATTGAACGCATTGAAGATCTGGACGGCAATATTGTTTATGAACATGAAGTAGAGCCTGTGAAAGTATTTGCACCTGAAACAGCATATATCATGACCGATATGCTGCGTGATGTGTTGAAGCAGGGCGGAACTGGTACATTGGCAAAGAGCCAGCTGAAATTCTCGTCTGACTTTGCTGGCAAAACCGGTACAACACAGGACCATAACGATGTTTGGTTCGTTGGATATAATCCGAATATCTCGGTAGGTGTCTGGATGGGTTACGAAAAACTGCGTACCCTTTATGCATTTAATAACCGTTACCAGCACCCAAGTCAACGTGTAAACCGTCTATGGGCAAATTACTTGAATACGCTATATGATATCAACCCGGAATTAGTCGGTACGAAAGAAGCATTCAAAAAACCTGAAGGCGTTGTGACACGATCATTTTGTGGTATTTCAGGCCTGGCACCTTCAACTTCATGTGCCAATGCCGGTTTAGTCACTTCCGATCTATTTAATAAAAATGTATTTTTACCAACACAGCCGGATGACAGCTTTGTATCTTCTACATCAGTTGTGATTAACGGCAACACGTATGCTGCATTACCGAATACACCTACTGAGTTTGTCCAAATGAGCGGTTTCGGATTGAATCAGGCATTCGTTGACCGGATGTTAGGCAGACTGGGTGGAGACGCTTCAAAATTGCTGTCGTTCAGTTCTGGTAATGGAGTTGTAACCGGTGCTCCATTCTCTGCGGACAGTGCACCACCGCAACCTGTTTATGCGACATTGGCAAACGGTTCACTATCATGGACAGCCTCTGCATCCAATGATGTTGTTGGCTACCGCGTATATAGTGTTACCGATCAGGGTAGATCGCTTGTACGTTCATTAAAATCTTATGAAGGTTATCGGGTATCAGTTTCACCAGGTGTTCGCTACATCGTTGTAGCAGTCGATATTACAGGATTGGAATCAGGCTATTCGAATGAAGTCGGAGAAGTGGTTGAAACTGCACCACCAGCTCCACCGGAAACGGAAGATGAGGAAAATGTTGTACCTGGGGAAGTAATTGAAGACCTGGATGAGATTGAAGTTGACGTCGATCCGGTCGAACCAGAACCATCAGGGGAATAA